One stretch of Phoenix dactylifera cultivar Barhee BC4 unplaced genomic scaffold, palm_55x_up_171113_PBpolish2nd_filt_p 001230F, whole genome shotgun sequence DNA includes these proteins:
- the LOC103719522 gene encoding keratin, type I cytoskeletal 9-like, whose amino-acid sequence MASHRALVAAFLVLYLSLGMARGRPVRKDLGVGLGGGLGLGVGLGLDLGGGNGITSGSGSGSGSAFASSSGSGSGFGAWSGPSGEGSYVSSGHGAGLGSGYGSGSTYGSGSSTGSGASSGFGGGSYAGVGGGSASGYGSGAANGASSGAGFGGGSYTGPRGGSAFGHGFGSATSGSGSAGGSYAAPGGATRCAPGASGRGSSASSAGSSTSSGSTSDTSSGANSGAWSGSNGGSYDTSSRGSGSSSSTSSGSTSKSNSGAWSGSGGGSNAASSGSSHSSSGSSSSSGSTSEAGSGASSISGEGSFSASGNGAGSAYASGSSSGESSSAESGSEGGSYAASGGGSHFDSESRSASISNAGAGSSASSSSEGGSYAASGGDSNFGSTTVSRSNSGAWSGSSGGSYATSGGGLNSGSFSDSSSSSNAVSGAGSGAWSGSSGGSYAASNGGPNVGSTSTSGSSSRAGSGVWTGFGGGSNGAIGQGYGYGFGSGSGFAQGRGYGSGSGYGSGVGSAEGHADMNWSGSGMGHGQGYGSGSRFGSKGGHL is encoded by the coding sequence ATGGCATCCCACAGAGCTCTAGTTGCAGCTTTTCTTGTGCTTTACCTTTCCCTGGGCATGGCCAGAGGCCGACCAGTGAGGAAGGACTTGGGTGTGGGCTTGGGTGGTGGCTTAGGGCTCGGTGTGGGGCTTGGGCTTGACCTGGGAGGTGGCAATGGCATAACCTCTGGCTCGGGCTCGGGTTCTGGTTCTGCTTTTGCCTCCAGCTCGGGCTCTGGCTCTGGCTTTGGTGCATGGTCTGGCCCTAGCGGCGAGGGGTCTTATGTTTCCTCCGGCCACGGTGCAGGTCTTGGTTCTGGTTATGGCTCCGGCTCGACGTACGGCTCGGGCTCGAGCACTGGTTCGGGTGCATCGTCTGGTTTTGGTGGAGGGTCTTACGCTGGGGTTGGCGGAGGCTCGGCGTCTGGCTATGGCTCTGGTGCTGCTAATGGCGCGAGCTCGGGAGCAGGCTTTGGAGGAGGATCTTATACCGGACCGAGGGGGGGCTCGGCATTTGGTCATGGTTTTGGTTCTGCCACTAGCGGGTCTGGCTCTGCAGGGGGATCTTATGCCGCCCCAGGTGGGGCCACCCGTTGTGCACCCGGTGCTTCGGGCAGGGGGAGCTCGGCCTCTAGTGCTGGCTCTAGTACCAGTTCTGGTTCTACCTCCGACACAAGCTCGGGAGCAAATTCCGGTGCATGGTCTGGCTCTAATGGAGGATCTTATGATACTTCAAGCAGGGGCTCAGGTTCCAGTTCCAGCACTAGCTCCGGTTCTACCTCTAAATCCAATTCTGGCGCATGGTCCGGGTCTGGTGGGGGCTCTAATGCAGCCTCTAGTGGGAGCTCCCACTCCAGTTCTGGCTCTAGTTCTTCCTCTGGTTCGACTTCAGAAGCAGGTTCAGGTGCATCATCTATCAGTGGAGAGGGATCTTTTTCGGCTTCGGGCAATGGTGCAGGTTCTGCTTATGCCTCTGGATCAAGCTCGGGAGAAAGTAGTAGTGCAGAGTCTGGCTCTGAAGGAGGATCCTATGCTGCTTCAGGTGGAGGCTCTCACTTTGATTCTGAATCGAGGTCTGCTTCTATCTCAAATGCAGGTGCAGGATCAAGCGCATCTTCTAGTTCGGAAGGAGGATCTTATGCTGCTTCTGGAGGGGACTCGAACTTTGGTTCAACCACAGTCTCTAGATCGAACTCAGGTGCATGGTCTGGTTCTAGTGGGGGATCTTATGCCACCTCGGGAGGAGGATTGAACTCTGGTTCTTTCTCAGATTCTAGCTCTTCCTCCAACGCGGTCTCAGGAGCAGGCTCTGGTGCATGGTCTGGATCCAGTGGAGGATCCTATGCTGCTTCTAATGGGGGCCCTAATGTTGGTTCTACTTCTACCTCTGGTTCAAGCTCTAGGGCAGGGTCTGGCGTATGGACTGGCTTTGGCGGGGGCTCCAATGGTGCTATAGGTCAAGGCTATGGGTATGGATTCGGCTCTGGATCTGGTTTTGCTCAAGGTCGTGGGTATGGGAGTGGTTCTGGGTATGGCTCTGGAGTTGGCTCTGCGGAAGGGCATGCAGACATGAACTGGAGTGGATCTGGTATGGGACATGGCCAAGGATATGGTTCTGGATCTCGATTTGGGTCTAAGGGTGGGCATCTTTGA